Proteins co-encoded in one Chrysemys picta bellii isolate R12L10 chromosome 13, ASM1138683v2, whole genome shotgun sequence genomic window:
- the LOC101930965 gene encoding ribonuclease-like, which translates to MALRGARPALLLPLVLLVTGLALARGESRYEKFLRQHVDASDPSPPDVRRYCNLLMRRRDMATAHKCKHLNTFIHSSANQIEPVCGDGGEPAGGDLRLSEDPFPLTVCELQGGSDPPDCDYSGSSSTSRIVIACVDGEPVHFETQVESQAGEGDEP; encoded by the coding sequence ATGGCCCTGAGGGGAGCCCGCCCCGCACTCCTGCTGCCCCTCGTCCTGCTGGTCACTGGTCTGGCCTTGGCCCGAGGGGAGTCGCGCTACGAGAAGTTCCTGAGGCAGCATGTGGATGCCTCTGATCCCAGCCCGCCAGACGTCCGGCGCTACTGCAACCTCCTGATGCGGCGCCGGGACATGGCCACTGCCCACAAGTGCAAACACCTCAACACCTTCATCCACAGCAGTGCCAACCAGATCGAGCCCGTCTGTGGGGACGGGGGGGAACCAGCCGGAGGAGACCTGCGCCTCAGCGAAGACCCCTTCCCCCTCACTGTCTGTGAGCTCCAAGGAGGGTCTGATCCCCCCGACTGTGACTACAGCGGGTCCAGTAGTACCAGCAGGATCGTCATCGCCTGCGTCGATGGGGAACCAGTCCACTTCGAGACACAGGTTGAgagccaggcaggggagggggatgagcCATGA